A window of the Campylobacter massiliensis genome harbors these coding sequences:
- the larC gene encoding nickel pincer cofactor biosynthesis protein LarC, translated as MAKILYYDASCGISGDMNLGALVDLGADFSYLCAELAKLNLASEFYLRKRKVLKCGISATKIDVVCAANQGQIPLALLGAKFSPRQNLNGKIHGAEFRADKPAQNRPHPRNFAQILELIESSSLSAFVKKTASEIFSIIARAEAKIHGTSVEQVHFHEVGAADSIADVVGAAICLEALGAPQIFASPIELGGGFAHCAHGRLTVPAPAVCEILKGAQVSLGRANFEMTTPTGAAILKACALNLREQDRRESPRNFKILSTGYGAGDKDVADFANALRVILCETSEDLGLRDEPNLSVQIGYGELCERILISTNIDDMDAESFAFACDILRDSGALDVFSRSIFMKKGRAGFELNALCRKQDAARIKGLIFAHTTAIGVRECAVRKTELAREFCEVETKYGKIRLKISRGRVCGFNAEQNLTDENLARNYPEILKIKPEFEDCKKAAQRFQTTIREVRNETLKKYDETRNSKK; from the coding sequence ATGGCTAAAATTTTATACTATGATGCTAGCTGCGGTATTAGCGGCGATATGAATTTAGGCGCGCTGGTGGATTTGGGCGCGGATTTTAGCTATCTTTGCGCCGAGCTTGCTAAGCTAAATTTAGCTAGCGAATTTTACCTACGCAAGCGCAAAGTGCTAAAATGCGGTATCTCCGCAACCAAAATAGACGTCGTTTGCGCGGCAAATCAGGGCCAAATTCCGCTTGCCCTCTTAGGCGCTAAATTTAGCCCGCGTCAAAATTTAAACGGCAAAATTCACGGCGCCGAATTTAGAGCGGATAAGCCCGCCCAAAACCGCCCGCATCCGCGAAATTTCGCGCAAATTTTAGAGCTTATCGAGAGCTCTAGCCTAAGCGCTTTCGTAAAAAAAACGGCAAGCGAAATTTTTAGCATTATCGCGCGAGCCGAGGCTAAAATCCACGGCACTAGCGTAGAGCAAGTACATTTTCACGAAGTGGGCGCCGCAGACAGCATCGCGGACGTAGTGGGCGCGGCTATCTGCTTGGAGGCTTTGGGCGCGCCGCAAATTTTTGCTTCGCCTATCGAGCTTGGCGGCGGTTTTGCGCATTGCGCTCACGGCAGGCTGACCGTACCGGCGCCTGCGGTTTGCGAAATTTTAAAAGGCGCGCAAGTAAGCCTAGGGCGAGCGAATTTCGAGATGACTACGCCCACAGGAGCGGCGATTTTAAAGGCCTGCGCGCTAAATTTAAGGGAGCAAGACCGCCGCGAGTCGCCGCGAAATTTTAAAATTTTAAGCACGGGCTACGGCGCTGGCGATAAAGACGTCGCAGATTTTGCCAACGCGCTTCGCGTGATACTTTGCGAAACGAGCGAGGATTTAGGCTTGAGAGATGAGCCAAATTTGAGCGTGCAGATCGGCTATGGCGAGCTTTGCGAGCGGATTTTAATCTCCACTAATATCGACGACATGGACGCCGAGAGCTTTGCCTTTGCGTGCGATATTTTGCGAGATAGCGGCGCGCTGGACGTATTTAGCAGGTCTATTTTTATGAAAAAGGGGCGCGCGGGCTTTGAGCTAAACGCGCTGTGCCGCAAGCAGGACGCCGCGCGGATAAAGGGGCTAATTTTCGCGCATACGACGGCGATCGGAGTTAGAGAGTGCGCCGTGAGGAAAACGGAGCTTGCGCGCGAGTTTTGCGAGGTAGAGACTAAATACGGCAAAATAAGGCTTAAAATTTCGCGCGGCCGAGTTTGCGGTTTTAACGCCGAACAAAATTTAACGGACGAAAATTTAGCCCGAAATTACCCCGAAATTTTAAAAATCAAGCCCGAATTCGAGGACTGCAAAAAAGCCGCGCAGAGATTTCAAACGACGATCCGCGAGGTTAGAAACGAGACTTTAAAAAAATATGACGAAACTAGAAATTCTAAAAAATGA
- a CDS encoding lactate racemase domain-containing protein, translating into MQIPIRYGKDDIIDLSVPEKNLLGVFNPNPVAKFDETALIAKALANPINQKSFDEFIAGDEKIVIIVNDGTRPTPTAKVLKQIYPKLRYKKKIFIIATGCHREGTLDEYEMIFGKEIYAELNAKNEVHDHDSKHDEMVFLGESKNGTQMYLNKIVAEAKKVIVIGSVEPHYFAGYTGGRKAFLPGTASYESITQNHKLALSADAQALRLEGNPVHEDMIDAMKVLAHIDVFSIQTVLDSEHGVYYASAGDLNNSFYDCVKKADEVFCVNIPCKADIVISVAPYPMDVDLYQAQKALDNGKLALAQDGILIMVAKCRTGIGPKPFFDLMASADTPKKVLEKISAGFKLGYHKAAKMAEISLWAQTWAVSDLSDDEMRAVHLKPYHDLQKALDDALAQKGADAGIIILPFGSMTVPKV; encoded by the coding sequence GTGCAAATTCCTATTCGCTACGGCAAAGATGATATCATCGACCTAAGCGTTCCGGAAAAAAATTTACTGGGAGTTTTTAACCCCAACCCCGTGGCTAAATTTGACGAAACGGCGCTAATCGCAAAGGCTCTAGCAAATCCGATAAATCAAAAAAGCTTTGATGAGTTTATCGCGGGCGATGAAAAGATCGTCATCATCGTAAACGACGGCACGAGACCGACGCCGACGGCAAAAGTTTTAAAGCAAATTTACCCAAAGCTACGCTATAAAAAGAAAATTTTCATCATCGCCACGGGCTGCCACAGAGAAGGCACGCTCGATGAGTACGAGATGATCTTCGGTAAAGAAATTTACGCGGAGCTTAACGCCAAAAACGAAGTTCACGATCACGACTCCAAGCACGACGAGATGGTATTTTTAGGCGAGTCCAAAAACGGCACGCAGATGTATCTAAACAAAATCGTAGCAGAAGCCAAAAAGGTAATCGTCATAGGCTCTGTCGAGCCGCACTATTTCGCGGGCTACACGGGCGGCAGAAAGGCATTTTTGCCGGGTACTGCGTCGTATGAGAGCATCACGCAAAACCACAAGCTCGCTCTTAGCGCCGACGCGCAAGCTCTGCGACTAGAGGGCAATCCCGTGCACGAGGATATGATCGACGCGATGAAAGTGCTAGCTCACATCGACGTTTTTTCGATCCAGACGGTGCTTGACAGCGAGCACGGCGTGTATTACGCAAGCGCAGGCGATCTAAACAACAGCTTTTACGACTGCGTAAAAAAGGCCGACGAGGTATTTTGCGTAAATATCCCGTGCAAGGCCGATATCGTGATCTCGGTTGCGCCCTATCCGATGGACGTCGATCTCTATCAGGCGCAAAAAGCCCTAGATAACGGCAAACTAGCGCTCGCGCAGGACGGAATTTTAATAATGGTCGCAAAGTGCCGCACCGGCATCGGACCAAAGCCGTTTTTTGATCTGATGGCTTCCGCGGATACGCCTAAAAAGGTGCTAGAAAAGATTAGCGCGGGCTTTAAGCTCGGCTACCACAAGGCCGCTAAAATGGCTGAAATCTCGCTCTGGGCGCAGACCTGGGCGGTGAGCGATCTCAGCGACGACGAGATGCGAGCCGTACACCTAAAACCGTATCATGATTTGCAAAAGGCCCTAGACGACGCGCTCGCGCAAAAGGGCGCGGACGCCGGGATCATCATCTTGCCGTTTGGCTCTATGACTGTGCCTAAGGTTTAA
- a CDS encoding transposase, with protein sequence MALKRQTSPDTSVIYIDEFKGNIEKEKYQLAMYDKNRKLVDILRNRHSQTIKNIINEFEIQPQVVVMDMFKPFRSVINSNIVQAQIVADKYHVIRQGIWALRDLRVELFNKDNEKYKKLKKYWKILSKSPISQFSQRQKEILKEILKVDKTLKKMYRIIKEFYKMFESKTVKTMRRRIEQLIEKLRVFNIKQSIKLADAITSWKKEIINIVEYKINNWFVEGNNNKIKVIKRVSYGLRNYERFRKLIYLRLCNR encoded by the coding sequence AATTTAAAGGAAATATAGAAAAAGAGAAATATCAGCTAGCGATGTATGATAAAAACCGTAAACTAGTAGATATATTAAGAAATAGACATTCACAAACAATAAAAAATATAATAAACGAATTTGAAATACAACCACAAGTAGTTGTAATGGATATGTTTAAGCCATTTAGAAGCGTAATAAATAGTAATATAGTTCAGGCCCAAATAGTAGCAGATAAATATCATGTAATAAGACAAGGGATATGGGCATTAAGAGATTTAAGAGTAGAATTATTTAACAAAGACAATGAAAAGTATAAGAAGTTAAAAAAATATTGGAAAATACTAAGTAAAAGCCCAATAAGTCAGTTTAGTCAAAGACAAAAAGAAATATTAAAAGAAATATTAAAAGTAGATAAGACATTGAAAAAGATGTATAGAATAATAAAAGAATTTTACAAGATGTTTGAGAGCAAGACAGTAAAGACAATGAGAAGGAGAATAGAGCAATTAATTGAAAAATTGAGAGTATTTAATATAAAGCAAAGTATAAAACTAGCAGATGCAATAACAAGTTGGAAAAAAGAGATAATAAATATAGTAGAATATAAAATAAACAATTGGTTTGTAGAAGGAAATAACAACAAAATAAAAGTAATAAAAAGAGTATCTTATGGACTAAGAAACTATGAAAGATTTAGAAAATTGATATATTTACGTCTTTGCAATAGATAG